In the genome of Ureibacillus sp. FSL W7-1570, the window AATTTGCAAAAGAAGAACCGATTTATGAAATCATTTATGAAATGGAAAAGAAGTTTGGTAAAGGAATCATTCAAAAAGGAATCGATGTAAAGAAAAAGAGCTATGCATCAAAAACAAGTTTTAGTAAAGACTTCCTGGAAGATTTAAAAGAAGAATTGTAAGAATGGAGATTCAACATGGAACTGGAATTTTTAGGCACAGGAGCAGGAATGCCTTCAAAAGAACGAAATACAAGTTCCCTTGCAATGAAATTGTATGAGGAAAGGGGAACGATTTGGCTATTTGACTGTGGGGAGGCGGCCCAGCATCAAATTTTGCATACCGCCATCAAACCGAGAAAAATAGAAAAAGTGTTTATCACCCATTTACATGGTGACCATATTTTCGGCCTCCCTGGACTGCTCAGCTCCCGTTCTTTTTTGGGCGGAGAGGAGCAAACGCCACTGACCCTTTACGGTCCTTCCGGATTAAAGGAATGGGTTCAATTCACATTGGAACTGACAAAAACCCATTTAAACTATCCGATCCAATATGTAGATGTAAAAGAAGGGGTCATCTTTGAAGACGATCAATTCATTGTCACCGCAAAAGAGCTGGAACATGTGATTCCTTGCTACGGTTACCGGATTGAACAAAAGCCCCTTCCCGGCGAATTGTATATCGAAAAGGCAATGAAACTGGGGGTTCCAAAAGGGCCATTACTGGGAAAACTGAAAAATGGGGAAGATGTGGAGCTTGATGATGGAACGATAGTTTATAGCAAAGAGGTGACGGGCCCCCCAAAAAAAGGATTTGTCATAACCGTATTGGGAGATACCCGATATTGCAAGCAATCCATTGAATTGAGCCAAAATGCCGATATTGTCATTCATGAAGCAACATTCGACCATGCAACATCCCATCTTGCAAAAGATTACGGACACTCAACGAATGTGGAAGCCGCAAAGGTGGCAAAAGAAGCCAATGCCAAACATTTGATCCTCAACCATATCAGTGCACGGTTTTTGCCCCATGAAACCGGCAAGCTGATCAAAGAAGCAAAAACTATTTTCCCCAACATTTTTGTGGCCAATGATTTTTCTGCGTTCCAGTGGAAAAATGGAAAGTTGAATGAACTTCATCCATAAATAGCCTATTATATAGGAAAGGATACAGAAAACAGAAAATAATGGAATATCCGATTGATTTTATTGTATGATAGGGGTGGGGAGGGGAAAATATGAATCAACCGAAATTGAATCCTGGATTATTGCGATTATTTGTCGTGTTTCCCAATATAATGGCCTGGTGTTTAATGATTGGGATTATATTTTTTGTCGTAACAAATTATGCAGAATTAAAAGCGGCCGATGCTTTGACATTTTGGATTGTTCTATTGGTCATTTTCATACCGCTTACCCTGTATACGACCATTTCCATCATCAAAAGGATCAGAAACGGTACATTATAAAAAGTTCGGCTATCCAGAAAGCGGAGGACTTTCCGGATAGCTTTTTTTCTGGTCAAATTTTTGATTATAAACCGGGTAAGGTTGCCATTAGATATATAAACGGCTACAAAATCCTCAACAAATAGTCAAAAACGCGCCTTTCGACAGCAAAAAATAGCAAAAAATTACATTTCCTAGGAAATAATTGAAATAATGATAATTTCAAATTTTCCGATAAATGAAAAATGCTCCTTATCCGGAGCTTTTCCATCAGGGTGTTTGATGCAATTGATTTTGACTTTCTTCTGTGGAATAGGAAATAAAGGCGGGAAATTGATACAATTTCCAATGCATGAAAGTTTCCTTCATTTCGACAATTGCATCGGGAAGGATTTACTCACCTTTTGCAAGTTCACGGGATCTTGCTTCCGCACTTTTAATACAAGCAAAAATGGCTTCGGTGAACCGGTAGTTTTCCAATGCTCTGATGCCCGCTTCCGTAGTTCCCCCAGGGCTTGTGACTTTTTTGCGGAGCACTTCCGGTTCTTCTTTGATTTGTTGGAGCATCATGGCGGAACCTGCAATGGTTTGAACCATCAATTTTCTTACGGTTTCTTTGGATAAACCAAATTCCGTCCCGATTTTTTCCCATGCTTCCAGCAAATAATAGAGATAAGCTGGCCCGCTTCCGGAAAGGGCGGTGATGGCATGGAGTTTATCTTCTTCCACTTCGATGACAATGCCGATCGCTTCCAACAATTGCAAGTAAATCTTTTTCTGGCTTTCTGTCACCTGTTCATTAAATGAAATGCCGCTTGCTGCCATGCCGATTGCAGCGGAAGTGTTTGGCATGACTCTGGCGATTGGACGGGCGCCCAAAGCCTTCTCGATCGTTTCAATGCTTATTCCGGCCAAAACGGAGAGGATGGCCGTTTTTTCGGAAAGATAAGGCGCGATTGCTCTAAAAGCGTCTTTCGCATCCTTTGGTTTCATGGCCAAAATCACCAAATCGGCATCTCTCAGCTCTTCCAAGTTTTCAAGTATATGAACTCCAAACCGTTCGTTCAATTCTTTCAATCTTTGAACATTGGAACGATTTTTCACATAAATATGGTCTGCAGGTACAACTTCATTTTTGATCCATCCATGAATCAATGCTTCAGCAATGGATCCTGCTCCTAAAAATACAAGTTTTTGCAAAACTTTTCCCTCCTGTCAATTCGATCTTTTATCAATAAAAAATGCGTTTTCATCCTTTAAAGAAAGGACGAAAACGCATGTTTCCGCGGTACCACCTTTGTTTGCTTATAAAAGCACACCTCAGGCCCTTATTATCGCTAAGGGAAACGGTCATGTTTGCATGACTGCTCAGAAGTAGGTTCAATGAATTGAGAGGACTGTGCTGCTCCCACCAAATGCAGCACTCTCTGGAGTCGTCAATCCATTTACTTGGCTTCGTCATCGCGAACCGTTATGTTCAATTATTACAGAAATTATATTCATTTCATAAAAATCTGTCAACTCAGTGACGTGACGAATTGGAAAAAAAGCAGTAAAATGAAATGAATGAAGATTCATTTGGTAGATATAGAGAACAAGGGGGAACAAGTATGGAAATTGTGAAAATTGTGATGCCTACTCCCTATGATGTAGGAGATGTGAATGCATTCTTAATAAAAGGGGACGCATTATCCATTGTTGATGTTGGACCGAAGACAAAAGAAGCATACGAGGCCCTTGAGTTTGGAATAAAACGAGCAGGGTACCGTTTCAATGATATCGAGCAAGTCATCTTGACCCATCATCATCCGGATCATGCCGGTTGGGTGGATGCATTCCCGAATGCTGAAATACTGGGCCATGAATACATCGATCATTGGATGAAAAAAACGGAAGAGTTTTTAAACTACCGTGAAGAATTTTATAAAATGTATTTAATAAAACAGGCTGTTCCAGAAGGGTATATTCAAAAAATTCTCCGTATCCGCAGAGATATGGAATTATACGGAAGTACCCCGTTGACAAAATACATCAAGGACGGAGACGAAGTACCGGGGCATCCCGGGTTAATGGTTTATTATACACCCGGCCATGCCCAAAGCCATTTCATTTTCCATCATCAACGTACGAAGGAAGTGATCGGAGGGGATATTTTGTTGGAAAAAATCGCTTCCAATCCCCTTATTGAACCGCCTGTGGATTTATCGTTCGATCGGCCAAAAAGCCTTGTCCAATATCAGGAATCTTTGCAATTTTTGACCACATTGGAGATTTCAAAGCTTTATACAGGTCATGGAAATGAAATTGTGAATGTAAAAGAGCTGGTGGACATGAGATTGGAAAAAGATTCGCAAAGAACAAACCAAGTATATGAAATCTTGTCTGAACCAAAAACCGTTTATGAAGTAACGAAAGAATTGTATCCGGCCGTTTATGAAAGCCAATTGGGGTTAACATTATCCAAAACGCAAGGGTACCTGGATGTTTTGGTTAAAGAGGAAAGAATACGTTTCGAACTCGTAGGCGGTCATGAAATTTATTCGAGAATTTAATGGTTTGATAACAAAAAATCCCACAATAGAAGGTTTCGCCTTTATTGTGGGATTTTGCATGAATCGGTTATGTTCTTAGGGAGGTCAGTGTACGAGTGAATCGATTATGCTTTAAAGGATAGACCAGGTCCGAAGAATTCAAAGTGGATTCGTTCATCCGGCACACCAAGTTCCCTGATTGTCGGAATAAGCGCTTCCATAAATGCTTCTGGTCCGCAAATATAAACTTCCGTGTTTTCTTGGATGAATTTTGACAGGTCTTCTTTTGTAAGATGGCCTTCCGTATCGGAATATTTCACAAGATAAGTGCCGTTTAATTCATTGATTTTCTTTTGGATTTGTTCCTGGAATACGGCCAATTTTTCGTTGCGTACAGATTGAATAAACGCGGCTTCACGTCCCGGTTCCATTGAATCAAGCATTGCATAAAGAGGAGTTACACCGATTCCCCCTCCAATAAACAATACAGGGATGCTGTTTTGTTGCAATGTGAATAGACCGGCCGGAGCACTAACTTCAACAGTGCTGCCTTCTTCCACAAAATCATGCAAATAATTGGATACGACACCTTTTGGATTATTTTCCGCTTCACGTTTTACAGAAATACGGTAAACATTTCCGTTAGGCGCATGTGATATAGTGTAATGACGCAAAGCGGTATATTCTTCACCAGGAGCTTTCACTTTCACAGTGATGTATTGGCCCGGTTGATAAGGTGGAAGCGCTTTCCCGTCTTCCGGCGCTAAGTAAAATGATGTTACAAGATCGTTTTCCTGTTCTTTTTTAACGACTTTAAACGGCTTAAATAACCGCCAGCCCCCGTTAGCTTCCGCTTGTTGATAAAGTTCTTCCTCCACTTGGATAAAGACGTCGGCAATTACTCCGTAAGCATCCGCCCAAGCTTCGATGATTTCATCCGTTGCCGCATCTCCCAATACTTCTTTGATTGCCGCAAGCAAGTTTTCTCCAACGATCGGATAATGTTCAGGCAAAATGCCAAGGGCTCTATGTTTATGGGCGATTAAATGCACCACCGGCAAGATGGATTCCAAATGGTCGATGTTTGCAGCAGCGGCATAAACAGAGGCGGCCAATGCCTGTGGTTGTCTGCCTTCCCGTTGATTTGTCTGGTTGAATATGTTTTTTAGTTCGGGATGATTTGTAAACATTCTTTTATAGAAATGTTTTGTGATATCCACCCCGTGTTTTTCCAATACAGGAACTGTTGATTTAACGATGTCGATTGTTTTTTGTGATAACATTTCTGTCACGTCCTTTCAAAAACACTATAAACATTGTGGATATATAAAGCAATATTTTATATACATCTTTAACATTTTTGCCACAATTGATGCATAAAAAATACTACTTTTTAAATTGAATATTTTGTGTAATCATCTACTTGAATATTGAAAAATGATATAATAAATACAGATTAAAAAGGATAAAGCGTGGTGGAGGACTTTGCGATTAACTTTATATACGGATTATTCCTTAAGGGTTTTAATATATTTAGGTCTCAAAGGAGACAATCAGTTATCAACCATCCAGGAAATTGCCGATCGATATCATATATCGAAAAATCATTTAATGAAAGTGACCTATGATTTGGCTCAAATCGGTTTAATCGAAACGGTCCGTGGCCGTGGCGGAGGAATACGCCTGAAAGTGGAGCCGAAAGATATCAATATTGGAAAATTGGTAAGGCATACGGAAGAAGATTTTCATATCGTCGAGTGTTTTGATCGAAATAATAATCATTGTAAAATATCTCCCTCATGTCAATTGAGACATGTATTGTATGAAGCCTTGCAAGCGTTCCTGCAAGTTTTGGACCAATACACGCTGGCAGATTTTCTCCACTCGAAAGAAGATATGGCGGAACTGCTTCAAATGAAAATTGAGTATTAGGGATGTTCCATTCTACGGATATCCCTTTTTGTTTTGCATAATCATTGGATGGGGAAGGATAATAAATAGAATGAACCGGAAGAGAATTTTTATTACTGGAGCTACAAGCGGAATCGGAAAAATTATCGCGGAATTGAGTTTAAAAAGAGGATATGAAGTTTTTGCAACGGGTAGGAATGAGGAAGCGCTGCTTTCTCTTTCAAAACTCGGGGCAAAAGTGATGCAAGGGGATTTATGCCAAAAAGCGGATATACATCGATTATGCAATGAACTTCCTGAAATTGATGTGGCGATCATCAACGCGGGTGTTGGTGCGTTTGATAATGCCTTTGACCTCTCGGAAGAGGAAATCGATCGGATGATCGACGTGAATATTCGAGCGCCGATTTATATGGCAAAATATTTGGCTCCCAACATGATTCAAAAACGTTCAGGCCATTTTATTTTCATCGGTTCCCAAGCGGGTAAGGTGGCAACAAAAAAGGCCAGTGTCTATGCCGCGTCGAAACATGCCATCACCGGATTTGTCAACGGTTTGAGATTGGAGCTGGCCCCATACAATATTAAAGTGTCAGCCGTATATCCCGGACCGATTGATACGCCTTTTTTGGATAAAGCGGATTCGACTTCCTCATACAGAAATTCTGTGAAAGGCGTTCTGCTTCAGCCTGAAAAAGTCGCAATGGAAGTCATCCGCCTGATCGATCATCCAAAAAGGGAGATCAATTTGCCGCGCATCATGGGTGCCACGAGCAAGATTTATGCAGCAGCTCCCGCTTTGGTTGAGAAATTGGGGAAAAGGTTTTTTACTAAAAAATAATGCAAAAATGGAATCAACAATGAATGCGCAATTTTTATAAAAAATCTTTCAATTACTTATAAAAATACACTTGTATTTATTTTTATAATCTGTTAACATTCATGTATAAACTTTTAATGAATTGTATAAAAATACATTCCATTTCATCGAAGGAGTACATGTAATTATGGCAAACAAAAAAGTGGTTTTAGCATATTCTGGCGGTCTTGACACATCTGTTGCGATTCCTTGGTTAAAAGAACAAGGGTACGACGTTGTAGCGGTTTGTTTGGACGTCGGTGAAGGAAAAGACCTTGATTTTATTCAAAAGAAAGCTCTTCAAGTAGGAGCTGTTGAATCATATATCGTTGATGCAAAAGATGAATTTGCGGAAGAATATGCCCTTGTGGCGCTTCAAGCACATACTTGGTATGAACAAAAATATCCATTGGTGTCTGCTTTATCCCGTCCATTAATTTCGAAAAAATTGGTGGAAATTGCAAACAAAACAAACGCAGATGCCGTAGCCCACGGTTGTACGGGTAAAGGAAACGACCAAGTGCGTTTTGAAGTATCCATCAAAGCGTTAAATCCGAATTTGGAAGTGTTGGCGCCAGTGCGTGAATGGGCTTGGAGCCGCGATGAAGAAATCGAATACGCGAAAAAACATAATGTTCCAGTACCTGCAACTATCGATTCCCCATTCTCCATCGACCAAAATCTTTGGGGACGTGCCAATGAAGCAGGGGTAATGGAAGATCCGTGGGTGGCTCCACCGGAAGAAGCTTACGGTTTAACAGTATCCATTGAAAATGCGCCAGACACTCCAGAATACGTGGAAATTGAATTCGTGGAAGGTAAACCGGTCGCATTAAACGGCAAAGAAATGAAACTTGCTGATTTGATTCTTGAATTAAATCAAATCGCTGGCCGCCACGGTGTTGGACGCATCGACCACGTGGAAAACCGCCTGGTTGGTATTAAGTCCCGTGAAGTATATGAAATTCCAGGAGCGAAAGTTCTTTTAACTGCCCATAAAGAACTTGAAGATATTACGCTTGTGAAAGAACTCGCACACTTCAAACCAATCGTGGAACAAAAACTTTCCGAAGTGATTTATGATGGTTTATGGTTCAACCCGATTCGGGAAGCGCTTTATGCCTTCATCAAAGAAACGCAAAAATATGTGAACGGAACGGTTCGCGTCAAATTGTTCAAAGGCCATGCCATTGTGGAAGGAAGAAAATCTCCAAACTCTTTATACAATGAAAAATTGGCGACTTACTCAAAAGAAGACGCATTTAACCATGCATCCGCAGTTGGATTCATCGAACTTTGGGGTCTTCCAACTGTTGTTGCTTCACAAGTGAACAATAAATCAATCAACACAAAATAATGAATTTGAGTGCGAAGAGGTCTAGGGAAGATTATTTTAAGACAGGATGAGGAGGAGAATAGCTTGTTCTTAAAATAATGCGCTTGGGAAGGGGAGTTTCCCGAGCACTTAGACTCCTTCGCTATTCTTATGCATTGGAAACAATATTGTTATAAGGATAGGTGGAAACAATGACAAAATTATGGGGAGGACGTTTCCAAAAATCAGCGGAAAGCTGGGTGGATGAATTCGGAGCGTCCATTGGTTTCGATCAGCAATTGGTCATGGAAGATATTGAAGGAAGCCTTGCCCATGTCACAATGCTAGGGGCGCAGGGCATTTTGCCGGAAGAAGATGTGGAAAAAATTAAATGGGGCCTTCAGGAGTTAAAGAAAAAAACAGAAAATGGCGAACTTGAATATAAAGTGGAAAATGAAGACATTCATTTGAATATTGAAAAAATGCTCATAGATTTAATTGGACCAGTCGGTGGGAAATTACATACTGGCCGTAGTCGGAATGACCAAGTGGCGACAGATGTTCACTTATTCTTAAAGAAACGGGTGAAAGAAGTCATCGAATTAATTGTGGCGTTCCAAAAAACGATTTTGGAAAAAGCGGAGCAGCATATTGAAACGATTGCTCCTGGCTATACGCATATGCAGCGGGCGCAGCCGATTAGCTTTGCCCATCATTTAATGGCTTATTTTTGGATGCTCGAACGGGATAAAGAACGTTTTACGGAATCTTTAAAACGAATTGACATTTCTCCATTAGGTGCCGGCGCGATGGCAGGGACAACATTTCCAATCGACCGGGAAATGACAGCAAAATTATTAGGATTTTCCAAAATTTATGAAAATTCCATGGATGCCGTAAGCGACCGTGATTTTATCGTGGAGTTTTTATCCAACTCTTCATTGCTCATGACCCATTTATCCCGCTTTGCCGAAGAAATTATTCTTTGGTCAACGGATGAGTTTAAATTTATTGAACTGGACGATTCCTTCTCTACAGGTTCATCCATTATGCCGCAAAAGAAAAATCCGGATATGGCGGAACTCATCCGCGGGAAAACAGGACGTGTTTACGGAAATTTAATTGGTCTGCTTACGGTATTGAAAGGCACGCCGCTTACTTATAATAAAGATATGCAGGAAGATAAAGAAGGCATGTTTGACACCCTTCAAACGATTGTAGGTTCTTTGAAAATCTTTGAAGGTATGGTCCGCACGATGACCGTCAATACGGAGCGTTTAAATCAGGCTGTGCATAGCGACTTCTCCAATGCAACAGAACTGGCCGATTATCTTGCCACAAAAGGCATGCCGTTTAGAAAAGCCCATGAAGTGACAGGAAAATTGGTGTTTAAATGCATTCAAAAAGGCATCTTCCTGCAAGATTTAACATTGGATGAAATGAAAGAAGAAAGCGAATTGATCGAAGAAGATGTGTATGCTGTG includes:
- the rnz gene encoding ribonuclease Z; this encodes MELEFLGTGAGMPSKERNTSSLAMKLYEERGTIWLFDCGEAAQHQILHTAIKPRKIEKVFITHLHGDHIFGLPGLLSSRSFLGGEEQTPLTLYGPSGLKEWVQFTLELTKTHLNYPIQYVDVKEGVIFEDDQFIVTAKELEHVIPCYGYRIEQKPLPGELYIEKAMKLGVPKGPLLGKLKNGEDVELDDGTIVYSKEVTGPPKKGFVITVLGDTRYCKQSIELSQNADIVIHEATFDHATSHLAKDYGHSTNVEAAKVAKEANAKHLILNHISARFLPHETGKLIKEAKTIFPNIFVANDFSAFQWKNGKLNELHP
- a CDS encoding acyl-phosphate glycerol 3-phosphate acyltransferase, translating into MNQPKLNPGLLRLFVVFPNIMAWCLMIGIIFFVVTNYAELKAADALTFWIVLLVIFIPLTLYTTISIIKRIRNGTL
- the proC gene encoding pyrroline-5-carboxylate reductase, coding for MQKLVFLGAGSIAEALIHGWIKNEVVPADHIYVKNRSNVQRLKELNERFGVHILENLEELRDADLVILAMKPKDAKDAFRAIAPYLSEKTAILSVLAGISIETIEKALGARPIARVMPNTSAAIGMAASGISFNEQVTESQKKIYLQLLEAIGIVIEVEEDKLHAITALSGSGPAYLYYLLEAWEKIGTEFGLSKETVRKLMVQTIAGSAMMLQQIKEEPEVLRKKVTSPGGTTEAGIRALENYRFTEAIFACIKSAEARSRELAKGE
- a CDS encoding MBL fold metallo-hydrolase, which translates into the protein MEIVKIVMPTPYDVGDVNAFLIKGDALSIVDVGPKTKEAYEALEFGIKRAGYRFNDIEQVILTHHHPDHAGWVDAFPNAEILGHEYIDHWMKKTEEFLNYREEFYKMYLIKQAVPEGYIQKILRIRRDMELYGSTPLTKYIKDGDEVPGHPGLMVYYTPGHAQSHFIFHHQRTKEVIGGDILLEKIASNPLIEPPVDLSFDRPKSLVQYQESLQFLTTLEISKLYTGHGNEIVNVKELVDMRLEKDSQRTNQVYEILSEPKTVYEVTKELYPAVYESQLGLTLSKTQGYLDVLVKEERIRFELVGGHEIYSRI
- the hmpA gene encoding NO-inducible flavohemoprotein yields the protein MLSQKTIDIVKSTVPVLEKHGVDITKHFYKRMFTNHPELKNIFNQTNQREGRQPQALAASVYAAAANIDHLESILPVVHLIAHKHRALGILPEHYPIVGENLLAAIKEVLGDAATDEIIEAWADAYGVIADVFIQVEEELYQQAEANGGWRLFKPFKVVKKEQENDLVTSFYLAPEDGKALPPYQPGQYITVKVKAPGEEYTALRHYTISHAPNGNVYRISVKREAENNPKGVVSNYLHDFVEEGSTVEVSAPAGLFTLQQNSIPVLFIGGGIGVTPLYAMLDSMEPGREAAFIQSVRNEKLAVFQEQIQKKINELNGTYLVKYSDTEGHLTKEDLSKFIQENTEVYICGPEAFMEALIPTIRELGVPDERIHFEFFGPGLSFKA
- a CDS encoding Rrf2 family transcriptional regulator, translated to MRLTLYTDYSLRVLIYLGLKGDNQLSTIQEIADRYHISKNHLMKVTYDLAQIGLIETVRGRGGGIRLKVEPKDINIGKLVRHTEEDFHIVECFDRNNNHCKISPSCQLRHVLYEALQAFLQVLDQYTLADFLHSKEDMAELLQMKIEY
- a CDS encoding SDR family NAD(P)-dependent oxidoreductase; the encoded protein is MNRKRIFITGATSGIGKIIAELSLKRGYEVFATGRNEEALLSLSKLGAKVMQGDLCQKADIHRLCNELPEIDVAIINAGVGAFDNAFDLSEEEIDRMIDVNIRAPIYMAKYLAPNMIQKRSGHFIFIGSQAGKVATKKASVYAASKHAITGFVNGLRLELAPYNIKVSAVYPGPIDTPFLDKADSTSSYRNSVKGVLLQPEKVAMEVIRLIDHPKREINLPRIMGATSKIYAAAPALVEKLGKRFFTKK
- a CDS encoding argininosuccinate synthase, encoding MANKKVVLAYSGGLDTSVAIPWLKEQGYDVVAVCLDVGEGKDLDFIQKKALQVGAVESYIVDAKDEFAEEYALVALQAHTWYEQKYPLVSALSRPLISKKLVEIANKTNADAVAHGCTGKGNDQVRFEVSIKALNPNLEVLAPVREWAWSRDEEIEYAKKHNVPVPATIDSPFSIDQNLWGRANEAGVMEDPWVAPPEEAYGLTVSIENAPDTPEYVEIEFVEGKPVALNGKEMKLADLILELNQIAGRHGVGRIDHVENRLVGIKSREVYEIPGAKVLLTAHKELEDITLVKELAHFKPIVEQKLSEVIYDGLWFNPIREALYAFIKETQKYVNGTVRVKLFKGHAIVEGRKSPNSLYNEKLATYSKEDAFNHASAVGFIELWGLPTVVASQVNNKSINTK
- the argH gene encoding argininosuccinate lyase, encoding MTKLWGGRFQKSAESWVDEFGASIGFDQQLVMEDIEGSLAHVTMLGAQGILPEEDVEKIKWGLQELKKKTENGELEYKVENEDIHLNIEKMLIDLIGPVGGKLHTGRSRNDQVATDVHLFLKKRVKEVIELIVAFQKTILEKAEQHIETIAPGYTHMQRAQPISFAHHLMAYFWMLERDKERFTESLKRIDISPLGAGAMAGTTFPIDREMTAKLLGFSKIYENSMDAVSDRDFIVEFLSNSSLLMTHLSRFAEEIILWSTDEFKFIELDDSFSTGSSIMPQKKNPDMAELIRGKTGRVYGNLIGLLTVLKGTPLTYNKDMQEDKEGMFDTLQTIVGSLKIFEGMVRTMTVNTERLNQAVHSDFSNATELADYLATKGMPFRKAHEVTGKLVFKCIQKGIFLQDLTLDEMKEESELIEEDVYAVLKPENAVARRLSQGGTGFEQVKKQIEKAKACLQ